GCTTGCTCTTTTGTCAATGTAATGTGGCTGCATACCCATCAATTTATGGCTCACCAGCTTTTCTCGCATTACAAGCAACAATCttgaatttatcaacatgAAGCTCCAAATCGCCATCACTCCCACCACTCGATCCAGTAGTAGACCCACTTAAATCCGTCATCTTGACCAACACATTTTTAATAATAAAAGTCCATACGTCATCACAAAATCGATACGTATCCAAATCACCCTTAAATGTTAATTTCAGCTTGGCTATATTCAgttcatttttcaaattttcagcAATTATTCGATCgaaattgtttaaaatACGATTAGCCAATTGTGGTTGGATTTTTTCATCGGAAATTAATGTGTCGAGAGCATCGGCTAGGGTTACTCCTATGGTTGACCTTCTATATAGTTCGTAGTATGCTGGTGTACTCATTTTTAAGGgtatgttgttgatttgattggtATGTCTTTTGCTTTGTTCAAGTGATTAATGGTGATTCTTGAGTGTGTGATATGTGGCGTAAGGGTTAGATGggttttcatttttctcctttgtcgtaaaaattattgaattgaagaTGTGGCACGACACTTAAAGAGACATATGACATATCGACGCTACCATATTTGACTCTACTACAATTTTATGATAGTGTTCattaatatatatacagCCTTGTTATACATATGTTACCCTACCTGGAAGATATTAGAGTCTCTTCATCAGTCGTTGCCAATCTTGGATTTTTGCTGCAGCTTCAAATCTGAACAATAGTTGCAAAATCTCATAAAAATAGCTTTACCGTTAGGTAATGTCACACGGTGAGTGTTTTCAGTAAACTGACTAACTTCccttttttgaaaatggagCCCAAAGACTTTATAGGAGAGATTTGAACCAAAGGTTGTTATACTTTCATAATAAATCAGTCCCCATCGTGTCTTGTGTAAGCACCAATTTATATTTGCTTTTGGAAACAGACGACGTAAATTACAAACTGCCACGAGCATGATATTATCAGGAGGCGTGGTTCCAATAACATGTGGCCGCAATATGCCGCGGCTGCATTTGTGCGTTCAAAATGAATCACTCAACCAGTCTTTAACAGAGAATTCAACTTGATTAGGAAACACCTCGTCTGAAATGGTCCCTGTTGGTaattcaatcttttgtAAGTTTGATCCGGTAAATACATCACTTCAAGCTgctcttttctttgtaaGCGATTTAAATCATAATTTCGTTTTCTACCCATATGGAACTCAAACTTTAACTTCAGTATGGGTGTGAAAATCGATTGCGTAGCTTTCAAATCTACCAGCATAcccaaattcaacaacaacgaaGGACATCGTGTTGATTGATATAATTGAAAgtattttgcaaaacatGATCTGGTAAGATACAGATGTTATTCCttggggggggggggggtGACACTATACTGCGGTGTAGATGAgtatttcttcaatagcGGTTGTGACTTTTTCATCGACTGCATGGAGCTTAcacttttctcaatttaAGAAACGTTGGACAacatcaataacaaatacTTCAATACTAGGCGGAGTTTTTACAAATTCGAAAAAGCGAGAAGCTGTAACTATCTTTATCAGAAATTTGGAGTAAAGAAAGGGCAAGATAACTGTTCGCGATGGATGCAAAATTTAATAATCTAGTCGATTTTGTGGCGGTAGCGATTGAGATTAATCACCAAGTGTTCAAAGAAATATGCAACTGAGATGTTGTTATTTGTCGAGAGGGCTCAATTGAATGTtggtcaattgtttaaCCATGAACAATTGGTAGTCTCAGAGGAAGTGAGTGCTGAGTTTAGCTAAGTAGTAG
The Candida orthopsilosis Co 90-125, chromosome 5 draft sequence genome window above contains:
- a CDS encoding Toa2 TFIIA small subunit translates to MSTPAYYELYRRSTIGVTLADALDTLISDEKIQPQLANRILNNFDRIIAENLKNESNIAKSKLTFKGDLDTYRFCDDVWTFIIKNVLVKMTDLSGSTTGSSGGSDGDLELHVDKFKIVACNARKAGEP